The following coding sequences are from one Capsicum annuum cultivar UCD-10X-F1 chromosome 3, UCD10Xv1.1, whole genome shotgun sequence window:
- the LOC107865322 gene encoding uncharacterized protein LOC107865322: MALVLRYVDKNGEVIERFIGLVHVTDTSACSLKKTIYSLLPDHSLSLSKIRGQGYDGASNMKGEINVIEIEGSTSSDRNQVKYLLTKVKTFKFVSMLYLMLKVLAMSNELSKILQKKIVNAVEFLSISKKGLEDMRENGWESLLDDVSLFCDSHGILIPKLNEPYFLRNSKHKCLDVCYSHYLPIEIFCVVIDVQLQNLKDHFNVVSSDLLLGMGSLNPVNSFSNFDKDRIITLAKYYPNEFDDGKLRDLSYQLDTFINHMRGGNSKFSNLQGIHDLAKALVEANLVETYSLVYLLVKLALILPVATAIVERAFSSIKHIKNEVRNSIGDQYSNDCLVCYIERDIFANVSNDVIIDRFQNMKTHRGQL; encoded by the exons ATGGCTCTTGTTTTGAGGTATGTTGATAAGAATGGTGAAGTTATAGAACGATTTATCGGTCTTGTCCATGTTACTGATACATCGGCATGCTCATTGAAGAAAACAATTTATTCTTTGCTTCCAGATCACTCACTAAGTCTATCCAAAATACGTGGACAAGGTTATGATGGAGCTAGTAATATGAAAGGAGAGATAAATG TAATTGAAATTGAAGGTTCTACCTCAAGTGATAGAAATCAAGTGAAATATCTTTTGACAAAGGttaaaacattcaaatttgtttCTATGCTTTACTTGATGTTGAAAGTGTTGGCCATGTCAAATGAGTTGAGCAAGATTTTACAAAAAAAGATTGTAAATGCCGTGGAGTTTCTTAGCATCTCAAAGAAAGGATTGGAAGATATGAGAGAAAATGGGTGGGAATCTTTGTTGGATGATGTTTCTTTATTTTGTGATTCACATGGTATCTTAATTCCCAAATTAAATGAGCCTTATTTTCTTAGAAACTCAAAGCATAAGTGTTTGGATGTTTGTTATTCGCACTATTTGCCCATTGAAATCTTTTGTGTGGTCATTGATGTGCAACTTCAAAATCTTAAAGATCATTTTAATGTAGTGAGTAGTGATTTGCTTCTTGGGATGGGTAGCTTGAATCCTGTAAATTCTTTCTCTAACTTTGACAAAGATAGAATCATAACTTTAGCGAAGTATTAtccaaatgagtttgatgatggaAAGCTTCGAGATTTGAGTTACCAACTTGATACTTTCATAAATCATATGCGAGGTGGTAATTCCAAATTCTCCAACTTGCAAGGAATTCATGACTTGGCAAAGGCATTAGTTGAGGCAAATCTTGTggagacttattcacttgtttatttacttgtgAAGTTGGCTCTAATTTTACCCGTTGCTACAGCAATTGTGGAAAGGGCATTCTCTTCCATAAAGCATATAAAAAATGAAGTGCGAAATAGTATTGGTGATCAATATTCAAATGATTGTTTAGTATGTTACATAGAGCGTGACATATTTGCAAATGTAAGTAATGATGTCATCATTGATcgttttcagaatatgaaaactcATCGTGGACAATtataa